One Malus domestica chromosome 11, GDT2T_hap1 genomic region harbors:
- the LOC103449127 gene encoding BTB/POZ domain-containing protein At1g03010-like isoform X2, with amino-acid sequence MENTEVPCRVFDMLAHMRMPISDVSSDLTVEIGASSLALHKFPLVSRSGRIRKLLLEAKDSKVSRIILASVPGGPEGFELAAKFCYGVNVEITQSNVATLRCVAHFLEMTEEYAEKNMETRTEAYLKETVFPNIAKSISVLHRCEILLPAAEETNLVSRLINAIANNVCKEQLTSGLLKLDHNFPEKAASNMQPETPADWWGKALTVLSLDFFKRVISTLKTKGLKQDLICKILINYAHNSLQGLVIRDNQLVKGSLLDLELQNKQSVIVEAIVSLLPTQSRKSLVPMAFLSSLLKTAIAASSSASCRSDLERRIGLQLDQAILEDILIPANSHGNNHSTIYDTDAVLTIFSIFLNLDEDDDDEENHLRDEREMVYDFDSPGSPKQSSILKVSKLLDNYLAEVALDSNLMPSRFIALAELLPDHARIISDGLYRAVDIFLKVHPNLKDSERYRLCKTIDCQKLSQEACSHAAQNERLPVQTAVQVLYFEQIRLRNAMNGGHNQYFFGAINATQIPQRSGSGAGSGAISPRDNYASVRRENRELKLEVARMRMRLTDLEKDHVSMKQDLVKSHPATKLFKSFTKKLGKLGALFKINSINPLGGKARSESRFLFQKRRRHSVS; translated from the exons ATGGAAAATACAGAAGTTCCTTGCAGGGTTTTTGATATGTTGGCACATATGAGAAT GCCAATCTCCGATGTTTCTAGCGATCTTACCGTGGAGATAGGAGCATCAAGCCTTGCACTTCACAAG TTCCCTCTAGTTTCTCGGAGTGGAAGGATTCGGAAGCTGTTGCTTGAAGCAAAAGATTCAAAAGTTTCACGCATAATTCTTGCTTCTGTTCCGGGTGGACCAGAGGGATTTGAGCTAGCTGCGAAATTCTGTTACGGAGTTAATGTTGAGATTACGCAGTCAAATGTTGCCACACTTCGTTGCGTAGCGCACTTTCTGGAAATGACGGAAGAGTATGCTGAGAAAAACATGGAAACCAGAACTGAAGCTTATCTGAAGGAGACGGTTTTCCCAAACATAGCAAAGTCGATATCAGTTCTTCATCGCTGCGAAATCCTCTTGCCTGCAGCAGAAGAAACCAACTTGGTAAGCAGGCTTATCAACGCAATCGCAAACAATGTGTGCAAAGAGCAGCTCACCTCTGGCTTATTGAAACTTGACCACAACTTTCCTGAGAAAGCGGCTTCAAATATGCAACCTGAAACGCCTGCAGACTGGTGGGGAAAAGCGCTTACAGTGCTTAGTCTCGACTTCTTCAAACGTGTTATATCCACGTTGAAAACCAAGGGTCTTAAACAGGACCTGATCTGCAAAATTTTGATCAATTATGCTCATAATTCTCTTCAAGGACTTGTCATCCGAGATAACCAATTGGTAAAAGGAAGCCTTTTGGATTTAGAACTGCAAAACAAACAAAGTGTCATTGTTGAAGCTATAGTCAGTTTGCTTCCAAcacaatcaaggaagagtctaGTTCCAATGGCATTTCTTTCGAGCTTGTTGAAAACTGCGATTGCAGCATCGTCGTCTGCTTCCTGCAGATCCGATTTAGAGAGACGGATTGGTCTGCAGCTGGATCAGGCAATTCTCGAAGACATCCTGATTCCGGCAAATTCACACGGAAACAACCACAGCACAATCTATGACACAGATGCTGTATTGACGATCTTTTCGATATTTCTGAActtggatgaggatgatgatgatgaagagaaTCACTTGAGGGACGAAAGAGAAATGGTTTATGATTTCGACAGCCCTGGATCTCCTAAGCAAAGTTCGATCCTGAAAGTATCAAAGTTGCTAGACAATTATCTTGCAGAAGTTGCACTGGACTCGAACTTGATGCCGTCAAGGTTCATAGCTCTAGCAGAACTACTTCCAGACCATGCTCGAATAATAAGCGATGGACTCTACCGAGCTGTGGATATCTTCCTCAAA GTCCATCCGAATCTCAAGGACTCTGAACGCTACCGCCTCTGCAAAACCATCGACTGCCAGAAACTATCCCAAGAAGCATGCAGTCATGCGGCACAGAATGAAAGGCTACCGGTACAAACGGCAGTTCAAGTGCTCTACTTCGAGCAAATCAGGCTCAGAAACGCAATGAACGGTGGCCACAACCAGTACTTCTTCGGGGCAATTAACGCCACACAAATCCCTCAAAGATCAGGCAGTGGTGCAGGCAGCGGAGCCATTTCACCGAGAGACAACTACGCGTCAGTCAGAAGAGAGAACCGCGAGCTGAAGCTTGAAGTTGCGAGAATGCGAATGAGGCTGACAGACTTGGAAAAAGATCATGTTTCTATGAAACAAGACCTTGTAAAGTCACATCCTGCAACCAAGCTGTTCAAATCTTTCACCAAAAAGTTGGGGAAGCTCGGTGCATTGTTCAAGATCAATAGTATCAACCCTCTTGGGGGGAAGGCGCGTTCGGAGTCCAGATTTCTGTTCCAGAAACGAAGGCGCCATTCGGTTTCTTGA
- the LOC103449127 gene encoding BTB/POZ domain-containing protein At1g03010-like isoform X3 — protein sequence MMGVVTIGELKPSISGKRSIRPSSSIRHATEWPISDVSSDLTVEIGASSLALHKFPLVSRSGRIRKLLLEAKDSKVSRIILASVPGGPEGFELAAKFCYGVNVEITQSNVATLRCVAHFLEMTEEYAEKNMETRTEAYLKETVFPNIAKSISVLHRCEILLPAAEETNLVSRLINAIANNVCKEQLTSGLLKLDHNFPEKAASNMQPETPADWWGKALTVLSLDFFKRVISTLKTKGLKQDLICKILINYAHNSLQGLVIRDNQLVKGSLLDLELQNKQSVIVEAIVSLLPTQSRKSLVPMAFLSSLLKTAIAASSSASCRSDLERRIGLQLDQAILEDILIPANSHGNNHSTIYDTDAVLTIFSIFLNLDEDDDDEENHLRDEREMVYDFDSPGSPKQSSILKVSKLLDNYLAEVALDSNLMPSRFIALAELLPDHARIISDGLYRAVDIFLKVSNTSLSLALAFLAVNL from the exons ATGATGGGGGTCGTCACCATTGGTGAACTGAAGCCTAGCATTTCCGGGAAGCGGTCTATTCGTCCGAGTTCAAGCATAAGGCATGCCACTGAATG GCCAATCTCCGATGTTTCTAGCGATCTTACCGTGGAGATAGGAGCATCAAGCCTTGCACTTCACAAG TTCCCTCTAGTTTCTCGGAGTGGAAGGATTCGGAAGCTGTTGCTTGAAGCAAAAGATTCAAAAGTTTCACGCATAATTCTTGCTTCTGTTCCGGGTGGACCAGAGGGATTTGAGCTAGCTGCGAAATTCTGTTACGGAGTTAATGTTGAGATTACGCAGTCAAATGTTGCCACACTTCGTTGCGTAGCGCACTTTCTGGAAATGACGGAAGAGTATGCTGAGAAAAACATGGAAACCAGAACTGAAGCTTATCTGAAGGAGACGGTTTTCCCAAACATAGCAAAGTCGATATCAGTTCTTCATCGCTGCGAAATCCTCTTGCCTGCAGCAGAAGAAACCAACTTGGTAAGCAGGCTTATCAACGCAATCGCAAACAATGTGTGCAAAGAGCAGCTCACCTCTGGCTTATTGAAACTTGACCACAACTTTCCTGAGAAAGCGGCTTCAAATATGCAACCTGAAACGCCTGCAGACTGGTGGGGAAAAGCGCTTACAGTGCTTAGTCTCGACTTCTTCAAACGTGTTATATCCACGTTGAAAACCAAGGGTCTTAAACAGGACCTGATCTGCAAAATTTTGATCAATTATGCTCATAATTCTCTTCAAGGACTTGTCATCCGAGATAACCAATTGGTAAAAGGAAGCCTTTTGGATTTAGAACTGCAAAACAAACAAAGTGTCATTGTTGAAGCTATAGTCAGTTTGCTTCCAAcacaatcaaggaagagtctaGTTCCAATGGCATTTCTTTCGAGCTTGTTGAAAACTGCGATTGCAGCATCGTCGTCTGCTTCCTGCAGATCCGATTTAGAGAGACGGATTGGTCTGCAGCTGGATCAGGCAATTCTCGAAGACATCCTGATTCCGGCAAATTCACACGGAAACAACCACAGCACAATCTATGACACAGATGCTGTATTGACGATCTTTTCGATATTTCTGAActtggatgaggatgatgatgatgaagagaaTCACTTGAGGGACGAAAGAGAAATGGTTTATGATTTCGACAGCCCTGGATCTCCTAAGCAAAGTTCGATCCTGAAAGTATCAAAGTTGCTAGACAATTATCTTGCAGAAGTTGCACTGGACTCGAACTTGATGCCGTCAAGGTTCATAGCTCTAGCAGAACTACTTCCAGACCATGCTCGAATAATAAGCGATGGACTCTACCGAGCTGTGGATATCTTCCTCAAAGTGAGtaatacatctctctctctcgctctcgcTTTTCTCGCAGTCAAT TTGTGA
- the LOC114819686 gene encoding monothiol glutaredoxin-S6-like, which yields MDTITSMVAEKPVVIFSKSSCCMSHTIKSLISSYGANPTVYELDEMPNGQAIESALVQQLKCQPSVPAVFIGKQFVGGADQVMSLQVRNQLAPMLIRSNAIWVWNRT from the coding sequence ATGGACACGATAACAAGCATGGTGGCCGAAAAGCCAGTGGTGATCTTCAGCAAGAGCTCTTGTTGCATGAGCCACACCATCAAGTCACTCATATCGAGCTACGGGGCAAACCCAACAGTGTATGAGCTAGATGAAATGCCAAATGGGCAGGCTATTGAAAGTGCTCTAGTTCAGCAACTCAAGTGCCAACCAAGCGTGCCGGCTGTTTTCATAGGGAAACAGTTCGTCGGCGGAGCTGATCAGGTCATGAGCCTCCAAGTCAGAAACCAGCTTGCCCCAATGCTCATAAGGTCCAATGCTATTTGGGTTTGGAACAGAACCTGA
- the LOC103449127 gene encoding BTB/POZ domain-containing protein At1g03010-like isoform X1, producing MMGVVTIGELKPSISGKRSIRPSSSIRHATEWPISDVSSDLTVEIGASSLALHKFPLVSRSGRIRKLLLEAKDSKVSRIILASVPGGPEGFELAAKFCYGVNVEITQSNVATLRCVAHFLEMTEEYAEKNMETRTEAYLKETVFPNIAKSISVLHRCEILLPAAEETNLVSRLINAIANNVCKEQLTSGLLKLDHNFPEKAASNMQPETPADWWGKALTVLSLDFFKRVISTLKTKGLKQDLICKILINYAHNSLQGLVIRDNQLVKGSLLDLELQNKQSVIVEAIVSLLPTQSRKSLVPMAFLSSLLKTAIAASSSASCRSDLERRIGLQLDQAILEDILIPANSHGNNHSTIYDTDAVLTIFSIFLNLDEDDDDEENHLRDEREMVYDFDSPGSPKQSSILKVSKLLDNYLAEVALDSNLMPSRFIALAELLPDHARIISDGLYRAVDIFLKVHPNLKDSERYRLCKTIDCQKLSQEACSHAAQNERLPVQTAVQVLYFEQIRLRNAMNGGHNQYFFGAINATQIPQRSGSGAGSGAISPRDNYASVRRENRELKLEVARMRMRLTDLEKDHVSMKQDLVKSHPATKLFKSFTKKLGKLGALFKINSINPLGGKARSESRFLFQKRRRHSVS from the exons ATGATGGGGGTCGTCACCATTGGTGAACTGAAGCCTAGCATTTCCGGGAAGCGGTCTATTCGTCCGAGTTCAAGCATAAGGCATGCCACTGAATG GCCAATCTCCGATGTTTCTAGCGATCTTACCGTGGAGATAGGAGCATCAAGCCTTGCACTTCACAAG TTCCCTCTAGTTTCTCGGAGTGGAAGGATTCGGAAGCTGTTGCTTGAAGCAAAAGATTCAAAAGTTTCACGCATAATTCTTGCTTCTGTTCCGGGTGGACCAGAGGGATTTGAGCTAGCTGCGAAATTCTGTTACGGAGTTAATGTTGAGATTACGCAGTCAAATGTTGCCACACTTCGTTGCGTAGCGCACTTTCTGGAAATGACGGAAGAGTATGCTGAGAAAAACATGGAAACCAGAACTGAAGCTTATCTGAAGGAGACGGTTTTCCCAAACATAGCAAAGTCGATATCAGTTCTTCATCGCTGCGAAATCCTCTTGCCTGCAGCAGAAGAAACCAACTTGGTAAGCAGGCTTATCAACGCAATCGCAAACAATGTGTGCAAAGAGCAGCTCACCTCTGGCTTATTGAAACTTGACCACAACTTTCCTGAGAAAGCGGCTTCAAATATGCAACCTGAAACGCCTGCAGACTGGTGGGGAAAAGCGCTTACAGTGCTTAGTCTCGACTTCTTCAAACGTGTTATATCCACGTTGAAAACCAAGGGTCTTAAACAGGACCTGATCTGCAAAATTTTGATCAATTATGCTCATAATTCTCTTCAAGGACTTGTCATCCGAGATAACCAATTGGTAAAAGGAAGCCTTTTGGATTTAGAACTGCAAAACAAACAAAGTGTCATTGTTGAAGCTATAGTCAGTTTGCTTCCAAcacaatcaaggaagagtctaGTTCCAATGGCATTTCTTTCGAGCTTGTTGAAAACTGCGATTGCAGCATCGTCGTCTGCTTCCTGCAGATCCGATTTAGAGAGACGGATTGGTCTGCAGCTGGATCAGGCAATTCTCGAAGACATCCTGATTCCGGCAAATTCACACGGAAACAACCACAGCACAATCTATGACACAGATGCTGTATTGACGATCTTTTCGATATTTCTGAActtggatgaggatgatgatgatgaagagaaTCACTTGAGGGACGAAAGAGAAATGGTTTATGATTTCGACAGCCCTGGATCTCCTAAGCAAAGTTCGATCCTGAAAGTATCAAAGTTGCTAGACAATTATCTTGCAGAAGTTGCACTGGACTCGAACTTGATGCCGTCAAGGTTCATAGCTCTAGCAGAACTACTTCCAGACCATGCTCGAATAATAAGCGATGGACTCTACCGAGCTGTGGATATCTTCCTCAAA GTCCATCCGAATCTCAAGGACTCTGAACGCTACCGCCTCTGCAAAACCATCGACTGCCAGAAACTATCCCAAGAAGCATGCAGTCATGCGGCACAGAATGAAAGGCTACCGGTACAAACGGCAGTTCAAGTGCTCTACTTCGAGCAAATCAGGCTCAGAAACGCAATGAACGGTGGCCACAACCAGTACTTCTTCGGGGCAATTAACGCCACACAAATCCCTCAAAGATCAGGCAGTGGTGCAGGCAGCGGAGCCATTTCACCGAGAGACAACTACGCGTCAGTCAGAAGAGAGAACCGCGAGCTGAAGCTTGAAGTTGCGAGAATGCGAATGAGGCTGACAGACTTGGAAAAAGATCATGTTTCTATGAAACAAGACCTTGTAAAGTCACATCCTGCAACCAAGCTGTTCAAATCTTTCACCAAAAAGTTGGGGAAGCTCGGTGCATTGTTCAAGATCAATAGTATCAACCCTCTTGGGGGGAAGGCGCGTTCGGAGTCCAGATTTCTGTTCCAGAAACGAAGGCGCCATTCGGTTTCTTGA
- the LOC108170838 gene encoding uncharacterized protein, translating to MSRSYFPFSRIFRQLEREMETVVKVLQPGPLGIIEHKSSAEEIRKANATVQRAVENWRRSAILEQTNPFLKDYIQK from the exons atgagcaGGTCGTATTTTCCCTTCTCCAGAATCTTCAG GCAGCTGGAGCGAGAGATGGAAACTGTGGTGAAAGTACTGCAGCCTGGACCTTTAGGGATCATAGAACACAAGTCCTCTGCTGAGGAGATACGCAAGGCAAACGCTACGGTTCAGAGAGCAGTGGAAAACTGGCGACGGAGTGCAATCCTAGAGCAGACAAATCCTTTCTTGAAAGATTATATTCAGAAGTGA
- the LOC103449126 gene encoding zinc finger CCCH domain-containing protein 32-like, with translation MDLYGRSPARNGSNQEWSPAAGETGLEEQMWHLGLTSSESYPERPGVPNCVYYMRTGFCGYGGRCRYNHPRDRAAVVAAVRATGDYPERAGEPICQYYLKTATCKFGASCKYHHPKHGAGSLSRAPLNIYGYPLRPGENECSYYLKTGQCKFGITCKFHHPQPAGTAIPASAPQFYPSVQSPSVPLAEQYGGASTSLRVARPPLLPGSYVQGAYGPVLIQPGVVPIQGWSPYSAPLSPVLSPGAQHTVGATSLYGVTQLSSPTHGLARPYTSIPSSVGPSSSNPSEQVFPERPGELECQYYLKTGDCKYGASCRYHHPRDRTAPRITCLLSPMGLPLRPGVQPCTFYLQNGQCKFGSTCKFDHPVQTMRYNPSVSSLVDMPVAPYPVGSLLATLAPSSSSSDLRPDLLSASTMDTYSARVPSSGNASSSSVGLIFSQSGSVSLSDVQLSTQTSSPLSNSRSTRPVGELRRSS, from the exons ATGGACTTGTACGGACGAAGCCCCGCCAGAAACGGGTCGAACCAGGAATGGAGCCCCGCCGCCGGTGAGACCGGCCTCGAAG AGCAAATGTGGCATTTGGGGTTGACGAGCAGCGAATCGTACCCGGAGCGACCCGGCGTGCCCAACTGTGTTTACTACATGCGAACCGGGTTCTGTGGATATGGTGGTCGGTGCCGGTACAATCATCCTCGTGATCGTGCCGCT GTCGTGGCAGCTGTAAGAGCTACAGGGGACTACCCAGAGAGAGCGGGGGAACCTATATGTCAG TATTATTTAAAGACTGCGACCTGTAAATTTGGCGCGTCCTGCAAGTACCACCATCCAAAACATGGAGCTGGATCCTTAAGCCGAGCTCCCCTAAATATCTATGGATACCCATTACGACCG GGCGAGAATGAATGCTCCTACTATTTGAAAACGGGGCAATGCAAATTTGGCATAACCTGTAAATTCCATCACCCACAGCCTGCTGGAACAGCAATACCAGCTTCTGCACCTCAATTTTATCCGTCGGTGCAGTCTCCTTCCGTTCCTTTGGCAGAACAGTATGGGGGGGCATCCACCAGTTTGAGGGTGGCTAGGCCTCCACTATTACCTGGATCATATGTGCAAGGGGCGTACGGTCCTGTCTTAATTCAACCAGGAGTTGTTCCTATTCAGGGTTGGAGTCCTTATTCG GCACCTCTTAGTCCTGTACTATCACCTGGAGCTCAACACACAGTTGGAGCAACTTCTTTATATGGAGTAACACAGCTATCTTCTCCAACACACGGACTTGCAAGACCTTATACCTCCATACCCTCTTCTGTTGGTCCTTCTAGCAGCAACCCGAGTGAACAAGTTTTCCCAGAGAGGCCTGGCGAACTTGAATGCCAGTACTATCTGAAAACTGGGGACTGTAAATATGGAGCATCTTGTAGGTATCATCATCCTCGGGATCGAACTGCACCAAGGATAACTTGTCTCCTTAGCCCGATGGGTCTCCCACTCCGTCCG GGAGTGCAACCGTGTACATTCTACCTGCAAAACGGTCAGTGCAAGTTTGGATCTACATGCAAATTCGATCATCCAGTGCAGACCATGAGGTACAACCCCTCAGTTTCATCTCTCGTTGATATGCCTGTTGCTCCATATCCGGTTGGGTCTCTGCTGGCCACCCTGGCTCCATCATCCTCATCATCAGATCTTCGGCCCGACTTACTTTCAGCTTCCACAATGGATACTTACTCGGCTAGAGTGCCCTCTTCCGGGAACGCCTCAAGTAGTTCAGTTGGATTGATTTTTTCTCAGAGCGGTTCTGTTTCACTGTCTGATGTGCAACTGTCCACTCAGACTTCATCCCCTTTGAGCAATAGCAGAAGCACGAGACCGGTTGGCGAGCTTCGTCGATCAAGTTAA